The Parashewanella spongiae genome has a window encoding:
- a CDS encoding TonB-dependent receptor domain-containing protein, whose translation MKTKPNFSVNKLSRAIAFALSATAAMLTALPTYSAEERTDPSEDFPIDPIEVIQVTGRLRTSASEAMEERREQAVVADLMGAEQIGRTGDSDAASALRRITGLTLKDGKFIYVRGLGERYSSTSLNGAVVPSPDPTRNVVPLDLFPASIIESLSVQKAASANMPAAFGGGHVDIRTKSIPSDFFFKASIGTRYNTNDDNDTYTYNAGGNDWLGRDDGARQLPSSILNTTNQYGGISPIDIVTGSNGAVDFPSAQQFNRSLVSDLNRDMTVEQEDTNLGLRGNIAVGNNWEIGDESIFGFMAAVSYKGQLENYTKLDVELDGDETQTQIQNSKNVNGTDYVIQTSGMVNMGFELNENHKIESFTNYLRDTSDDVSVALEETIDTLGEPNALLVNKIDYEERSLISNQVKGEHYLEDWWDIEFNWMYSDSRSRRYAPSELSYTYNVLVEEDGRVGERFLNTQDAPKYVFSDLQDDSENYSWDVSLPIEFGDTVVKLSTGYQYFERKRESYATRLGLEVGLSPTDVNGDILSGNFNSIFSNENIESDVLDLQLRDASTDTEDYVAAEKNDAGFVSVDIDFDDVWRVYAGVRYEDFRRATLPLTPEGEISDEGGRYQLTDYVITEDGWFPSLSLTWKDSDNTQWRLGTSKTVVRPDLREVSPVRFQDPVTGFDFFGNPELKSSDILNFDLRWELYTEDGNNLSIGGFYKDVDAPIEPIQRISEAGRQLKFFNAESGVIYGIETEFLHDLDFLGDIGENFFVAGNLTLSDSEIEIAASGEIDPTNSKRRMTGHSEWVANLQLSFDSPDEMHSSTLVYNVFGERIAYGGRGGLDDVLEKPFHSLDFTYSFLPDEFWTVKFKAKNLLGSETEYEQQGIQVYAKEPGTEFTLQVSYSY comes from the coding sequence TGCCTACTTATTCTGCAGAAGAAAGAACTGATCCGAGTGAAGACTTTCCAATTGATCCAATTGAAGTCATTCAAGTCACAGGGAGGTTACGCACTTCAGCTTCTGAAGCAATGGAAGAAAGACGTGAACAAGCTGTCGTGGCAGATCTGATGGGTGCTGAACAAATAGGCAGAACGGGTGACAGTGACGCAGCTTCAGCATTGCGACGTATTACAGGATTAACATTAAAAGATGGCAAGTTTATCTATGTGCGTGGCTTAGGTGAACGTTACTCATCAACGTCACTGAATGGTGCGGTCGTTCCGTCACCAGATCCGACTCGAAATGTGGTGCCATTAGACTTGTTTCCAGCATCAATCATTGAATCACTATCGGTACAAAAAGCGGCCTCAGCTAATATGCCTGCTGCATTTGGTGGTGGCCATGTAGATATCAGAACCAAATCTATTCCATCTGATTTCTTTTTCAAAGCTTCAATAGGCACTCGTTATAACACTAATGATGATAATGACACTTATACCTATAATGCTGGAGGCAATGATTGGTTAGGTCGTGACGATGGCGCCCGACAGCTTCCAAGTAGTATTCTAAATACGACTAATCAATATGGTGGTATTAGTCCAATTGATATTGTGACGGGATCTAACGGTGCAGTAGATTTCCCTTCGGCACAGCAATTTAATCGTTCATTAGTGTCTGATCTAAATCGTGATATGACCGTGGAGCAAGAAGATACAAATCTCGGCCTGCGAGGCAATATCGCTGTAGGGAATAATTGGGAAATCGGCGACGAATCAATCTTTGGTTTTATGGCTGCGGTATCCTATAAAGGTCAGCTGGAAAACTATACCAAGTTAGATGTTGAGCTCGATGGTGACGAGACTCAAACTCAAATTCAAAACTCAAAAAATGTTAATGGCACTGATTACGTTATTCAAACATCTGGCATGGTTAACATGGGTTTTGAGTTAAACGAAAATCATAAAATTGAGTCGTTTACTAATTATCTACGTGATACCTCCGATGATGTATCAGTCGCTCTAGAAGAAACCATCGATACCCTCGGTGAGCCGAACGCATTATTGGTAAACAAAATTGATTATGAAGAAAGAAGCTTGATCAGTAACCAAGTTAAGGGTGAGCATTATTTAGAAGATTGGTGGGACATTGAGTTCAATTGGATGTATTCGGACTCTCGTTCACGCCGATACGCTCCTAGTGAATTATCATATACCTATAATGTGTTGGTTGAAGAAGATGGCAGGGTTGGTGAACGCTTTTTGAATACGCAAGATGCACCTAAATATGTATTTAGCGATTTGCAAGATGACTCAGAAAACTACAGTTGGGATGTCTCGTTACCGATTGAATTTGGTGACACAGTTGTCAAACTCAGCACAGGTTATCAATATTTTGAGCGTAAACGTGAAAGTTATGCAACACGTTTAGGGCTTGAAGTTGGGCTCAGCCCAACAGATGTCAATGGCGATATTCTAAGCGGAAACTTCAATAGCATATTCTCCAATGAAAATATTGAAAGCGATGTGCTAGATCTTCAATTACGTGACGCATCTACAGACACAGAAGATTATGTTGCCGCAGAAAAGAATGATGCAGGATTTGTAAGTGTCGATATTGACTTTGACGATGTATGGCGAGTTTATGCTGGCGTGCGATATGAAGATTTTAGGCGCGCAACATTACCATTAACGCCAGAGGGTGAAATATCAGATGAAGGCGGGCGCTACCAGTTAACTGACTACGTGATTACTGAAGACGGTTGGTTCCCATCGTTGTCTCTGACATGGAAAGACTCTGATAATACCCAATGGCGTTTGGGTACCAGTAAAACGGTAGTGCGTCCTGATCTACGAGAAGTCTCACCAGTTCGATTCCAAGATCCCGTTACAGGTTTTGACTTTTTCGGTAATCCAGAACTTAAAAGTTCAGACATCTTAAACTTTGACCTTAGGTGGGAGCTCTATACTGAAGACGGCAACAACTTAAGCATCGGTGGCTTTTATAAAGACGTTGATGCTCCAATTGAACCGATACAGCGAATTTCGGAAGCAGGGCGTCAGCTTAAGTTCTTTAACGCTGAGTCAGGTGTTATATACGGAATCGAAACTGAATTTTTGCACGATCTCGACTTCCTCGGAGATATTGGAGAAAACTTTTTTGTTGCGGGCAACTTAACACTCAGTGATTCTGAAATTGAAATCGCAGCCAGTGGCGAAATTGATCCAACAAACAGCAAGAGACGTATGACAGGGCATAGTGAATGGGTAGCCAATTTACAATTGAGTTTTGACTCACCTGATGAAATGCACAGTTCAACTCTGGTTTACAATGTCTTTGGTGAGCGTATCGCTTATGGTGGTCGTGGTGGATTAGATGACGTGTTAGAAAAACCATTTCATAGTTTAGATTTCACTTATAGCTTCCTCCCTGATGAATTTTGGACCGTTAAGTTTAAAGCTAAAAACTTATTAGGCTCTGAAACAGAATATGAGCAACAAGGTATTCAAGTGTACGCCAAAGAGCCGGGAACAGAGTTTACTTTACAAGTAAGTTATAGTTATTAA
- the ltrA gene encoding group II intron reverse transcriptase/maturase, whose amino-acid sequence MANTPVNIRILQRKLYLRSKLNSELRFYSLYDKLSRLDILEEAYRRCKANKGGAGIDGITFSYLEQQKKVVALLKEIQTQLQQKNYRPSPVKRVEILKDNGKTRKLGIPIISDRIVQMAMTIVMQPVYEPHLHEHSYGYRPCRSAQQAVKVIEMSLKQGYQHVLDADLSAYFDTIPHAKLMAKVERRISDSSFLSLLKSFIKAPISIETVNGKWRIEASRCGTPQGGVISPLLANIYLNDFCLKIHEKTPCKIVTYADDFVVLHKQTYTQEQLDWITQQLSDEGLKLNQSKTHCVDMGKLMNEFDFLGFNFQRITGLIKGTSYIKIEASKKSQTKLKNKIRDIVKHRTSNTLGVLINKVNQVLRGWKHYFGGIGYPRGVFFRINGFVVNRFYRWHRRLSQRRSKYLSRGAYEKLRQAGLEYLPTTR is encoded by the coding sequence ATGGCTAACACTCCAGTAAATATCAGAATATTACAGCGAAAACTTTACTTACGCTCAAAGCTTAACTCGGAGCTACGATTTTACAGCTTGTACGATAAACTCAGTCGCCTAGATATACTCGAAGAAGCCTATCGACGATGCAAAGCCAATAAAGGCGGAGCAGGAATTGATGGCATCACATTCAGTTATCTAGAGCAGCAAAAGAAAGTCGTTGCGCTGTTAAAAGAAATTCAAACTCAATTACAACAGAAAAACTATCGACCTAGCCCAGTCAAACGAGTAGAAATACTCAAAGACAACGGCAAAACGCGGAAACTTGGGATCCCGATAATCAGTGACAGAATTGTGCAAATGGCGATGACAATAGTGATGCAACCCGTCTACGAACCTCATTTACATGAACACAGTTATGGCTACCGTCCATGTCGAAGCGCCCAGCAAGCGGTAAAAGTCATTGAAATGAGCCTAAAACAAGGCTACCAGCACGTACTCGATGCTGACTTGAGTGCCTATTTCGATACCATCCCGCACGCTAAGTTGATGGCAAAAGTAGAAAGGCGAATAAGCGACAGCAGCTTTCTGAGTTTACTGAAAAGCTTTATCAAAGCGCCCATCAGCATAGAGACGGTCAACGGGAAATGGCGAATAGAAGCAAGCCGATGTGGCACTCCGCAAGGCGGAGTTATCTCTCCACTACTGGCTAACATCTATCTCAACGATTTCTGTTTGAAAATACACGAAAAAACACCGTGTAAAATCGTTACCTATGCAGATGATTTTGTTGTACTTCATAAGCAAACCTACACACAAGAGCAACTGGACTGGATAACACAGCAATTAAGTGATGAAGGTCTGAAGCTAAATCAAAGTAAAACCCACTGTGTGGATATGGGAAAGCTGATGAATGAGTTTGATTTCCTCGGTTTTAACTTTCAACGGATCACAGGCCTCATCAAAGGCACCAGTTACATCAAGATAGAGGCGTCTAAGAAGAGCCAAACAAAGCTGAAAAATAAAATCAGAGACATAGTGAAACACCGAACCTCAAATACACTTGGCGTACTGATAAATAAGGTTAATCAAGTTCTGAGGGGATGGAAACACTATTTTGGTGGGATAGGTTATCCCAGAGGTGTATTTTTCAGAATAAATGGATTTGTAGTAAACCGGTTCTATCGCTGGCATCGTCGCTTAAGTCAACGTCGAAGCAAGTATCTATCACGAGGTGCTTACGAAAAATTACGCCAAGCTGGTCTTGAGTATTTACCCACGACAAGATGA